The following proteins come from a genomic window of Achromobacter deleyi:
- a CDS encoding M23 family metallopeptidase, producing the protein MNRGLHDMASSIKRKVAALFAPVEPKPHRSGLLRRTLLVTAMGLFAGAAALGMVQQPDRSELPPTRVIQSILPLTTEQVEVSTPSAAPYISETRIRAGDTLAAVLQRLELDSPDLQTFLTHDASARSIYKLYPGRSVQAATDAEGNLIWLRYIHTPGNETDGQVVTRMLHVARTDNGYKAEEITESTDRQTRVAVGTIRSSLFGATDAAGIPDSVTMQMADILSAKIDFLRDLRQGDQFRVVYEVRSHDGRYAGAGRVLALEFINGGKTYSAVWFSADNKTGSYYDFDGTSLRGAFLRTALKFSRISSTFGMRMHPIHKTWTGHKGVDYAAPSGTPIHSTADGTVEFSGWQNGYGNVVIIKHHGKYSTLYAHQSRIAEGITKGSKISQGQLIGYVGATGWATGPHLHYEFRVDNQPIDPLSVDLPVARALEPAEIRAFNQAVAPYKQQIQLLTEFQQTLPDALTNVASR; encoded by the coding sequence ATGAATCGTGGCCTCCACGACATGGCGAGTAGCATCAAGCGCAAAGTTGCTGCCCTGTTTGCGCCCGTCGAGCCCAAGCCCCATCGCTCGGGACTTCTCCGTCGCACTCTTCTCGTCACCGCAATGGGTCTGTTTGCCGGCGCCGCCGCCCTGGGCATGGTGCAGCAACCCGACCGCAGCGAACTCCCCCCCACCCGCGTCATCCAGAGCATCCTGCCGCTGACCACCGAACAGGTCGAAGTCAGCACGCCCAGCGCCGCGCCGTACATCAGCGAAACCCGCATCCGCGCGGGCGACACGCTGGCCGCCGTGCTGCAGCGCCTGGAACTGGATTCGCCGGATCTGCAGACCTTCCTGACCCACGACGCCAGCGCGCGCAGCATCTACAAGCTGTACCCGGGTCGTTCGGTGCAGGCCGCGACCGACGCGGAAGGCAACCTGATCTGGCTGCGCTACATCCACACCCCCGGCAACGAGACTGACGGCCAGGTCGTCACCCGCATGCTGCACGTGGCGCGCACCGACAACGGCTACAAGGCCGAGGAAATCACCGAGAGCACCGATCGCCAGACCCGCGTCGCCGTGGGCACGATCCGCTCCTCGCTGTTCGGCGCCACCGATGCCGCCGGCATCCCGGATTCGGTCACCATGCAGATGGCCGACATCCTCAGCGCCAAGATCGACTTCCTGCGCGACCTGCGCCAGGGCGACCAGTTCCGCGTGGTCTACGAAGTGCGCTCGCACGACGGCCGCTACGCCGGCGCGGGCCGCGTGCTGGCCCTGGAATTCATCAACGGCGGCAAGACCTACTCCGCCGTCTGGTTCAGCGCCGACAACAAGACCGGCTCGTACTACGACTTCGACGGCACCAGCCTGCGCGGCGCGTTCCTGCGCACCGCCCTGAAGTTCAGCCGCATCAGCTCGACGTTCGGCATGCGCATGCATCCGATCCACAAGACCTGGACGGGCCACAAGGGCGTGGACTACGCCGCGCCCTCGGGCACGCCGATCCACTCCACGGCCGACGGCACGGTGGAGTTCTCGGGCTGGCAGAACGGCTACGGCAACGTGGTCATCATCAAGCACCACGGCAAGTACTCGACGCTGTACGCTCACCAGAGCCGCATCGCCGAAGGCATCACCAAGGGCAGCAAGATCTCGCAGGGCCAACTGATCGGCTACGTCGGCGCCACCGGCTGGGCCACCGGTCCGCACCTGCACTACGAGTTCCGCGTGGACAACCAGCCGATCGACCCGCTGTCGGTCGACCTGCCCGTCGCCCGCGCCCTGGAACCGGCCGAGATCCGTGCCTTCAACCAGGCCGTGGCGCCGTACAAGCAGCAGATCCAGCTGCTCACCGAATTCCAGCAGACCCTGCCCGACGCGCTGACCAACGTGGCCAGCCGCTAA
- a CDS encoding anhydro-N-acetylmuramic acid kinase: MTTPQHFIGLMSGTSVDGVDGVLARLRDGLPPQVLASASLPMPAALRAELLALNLAGDDELARGALAANALARLYAQAVADLLAGAGLRAQDVAAIGAHGQTVRHRPDSGYTVQLNAPALLAELTDIDVVADFRSRDVAAGGQGAPLVPPFHAAVFGAPQGRAVLNLGGIANVTLLAPGQAPRGFDTGPANVFLDGWCQRHLGQPYDADGRWAATGQVLAPLLEQLIASEPWFALPPPKSTGRDLFNLRWLDDRLAAFDGPRPAPQDVQATLQRLTARTVANAIDAAGDDVRELYVCGGGAHNPGLMRELAYCLQRPVHATDALGVPAQQVEALAFAWLAQAFLARRPAGLPSVTGARGPRILGALYPA, from the coding sequence ATGACGACACCCCAGCATTTCATCGGCCTGATGTCCGGCACCAGCGTGGACGGCGTCGACGGCGTCCTGGCGCGCCTGCGCGACGGCCTGCCGCCGCAGGTGCTGGCCAGCGCCAGCCTGCCGATGCCGGCCGCGCTGCGCGCCGAATTGCTGGCGCTGAACCTGGCCGGCGACGACGAACTGGCGCGCGGCGCGCTGGCCGCCAATGCGCTGGCGCGCCTGTATGCGCAGGCGGTGGCCGACCTGCTGGCCGGCGCCGGGTTGCGGGCGCAGGACGTCGCCGCCATCGGCGCACACGGCCAGACTGTGCGCCACCGCCCCGACAGCGGCTACACCGTGCAGTTGAACGCGCCCGCCCTGCTGGCCGAGCTGACCGACATCGACGTGGTGGCGGACTTCCGCAGCCGCGACGTGGCCGCCGGCGGCCAGGGCGCGCCGCTGGTGCCGCCGTTCCATGCGGCCGTGTTTGGCGCGCCGCAAGGCCGCGCCGTGCTCAACCTGGGCGGCATCGCCAACGTCACGCTGCTGGCGCCGGGGCAGGCGCCGCGCGGCTTCGACACCGGCCCGGCCAACGTCTTCCTGGACGGCTGGTGCCAGCGGCATCTGGGCCAGCCCTACGATGCCGATGGCCGCTGGGCCGCCACTGGCCAGGTGCTGGCGCCGCTGCTGGAACAACTGATCGCGAGCGAACCCTGGTTCGCGCTGCCGCCGCCCAAATCGACCGGCCGCGACCTCTTCAACCTGCGCTGGCTGGACGACCGGCTGGCCGCCTTTGACGGCCCCAGGCCGGCCCCGCAGGACGTGCAGGCCACCCTGCAGCGTCTGACGGCCCGCACCGTGGCCAATGCCATCGACGCCGCCGGCGACGACGTGCGCGAGCTCTATGTGTGCGGCGGCGGCGCCCACAACCCAGGGTTGATGCGCGAGTTGGCGTATTGCCTGCAGCGTCCGGTGCATGCCACCGACGCGCTGGGCGTCCCGGCGCAGCAGGTCGAGGCGCTGGCCTTCGCCTGGCTGGCGCAGGCCTTCCTGGCACGCCGGCCCGCCGGCCTGCCCAGCGTCACCGGCGCCCGCGGGCCGCGTATCCTGGGCGCGCTCTACCCCGCCTGA
- the erpA gene encoding iron-sulfur cluster insertion protein ErpA, with product MNAVTETVDLQAAPPAPLVFTDSAAAKVKDLLAEEGNPELKLRVFVQGGGCSGFQYGFTFDEVVNEDDTVLDKAGVQLLVDPMSFQYLVGAEIDYKEDLEGAQFVIRNPNASTTCGCGSSFSV from the coding sequence ATGAATGCAGTGACCGAAACCGTCGACCTGCAGGCCGCCCCGCCTGCTCCCCTGGTGTTCACCGACTCGGCAGCCGCCAAGGTCAAGGACCTGCTGGCCGAGGAAGGCAATCCCGAGCTGAAGCTGCGCGTGTTCGTGCAGGGCGGCGGCTGTTCGGGTTTCCAGTACGGTTTCACGTTCGATGAAGTCGTCAACGAAGACGACACCGTGCTGGACAAGGCTGGCGTGCAACTGCTGGTCGACCCCATGAGCTTCCAGTACCTGGTCGGCGCCGAGATCGACTACAAGGAAGACCTGGAAGGCGCGCAGTTCGTCATCCGCAATCCCAACGCCAGCACCACCTGCGGCTGCGGTTCGTCGTTCTCGGTGTAA
- a CDS encoding DUF6776 family protein yields MSNDSSPTPRTSRPGLGLRVAAGVLAGVLVGAAAGYYYARGVYQPKDAVVLSADQAEARDEAMRQQAVQLRYTRGQLDTADGELVIERSARQELETQLHAAQAEVGRVRDQLAFYEQLLPPGPEGTVDIRGAQIDRDGGGLRYKVLLMRSGRNGAAPFAGTLRFQATGTLKGETVTVDLAPMLVKAESGPVPATGETTTAASLALQFDQYQRSQGVLAVPEGFVPESVTISVLEGDVVRASRSVKLEL; encoded by the coding sequence ATGTCCAACGATTCTTCCCCGACACCTCGAACCTCCCGCCCCGGCCTTGGCCTGCGGGTTGCCGCCGGCGTGCTGGCGGGCGTGCTGGTGGGGGCCGCGGCCGGCTATTACTACGCCCGTGGCGTCTACCAGCCCAAGGACGCGGTGGTGCTCAGCGCCGACCAGGCCGAGGCGCGCGACGAAGCCATGCGCCAGCAGGCGGTCCAGCTGCGCTATACCCGCGGCCAGCTCGACACCGCCGACGGCGAGCTCGTGATCGAGCGCTCGGCGCGCCAGGAACTCGAAACCCAGCTGCACGCGGCGCAGGCCGAAGTCGGCCGGGTGCGCGACCAGCTGGCGTTCTACGAACAATTGCTGCCGCCGGGGCCGGAAGGCACCGTGGACATCCGCGGCGCCCAGATCGACCGCGACGGCGGCGGCCTGCGCTACAAGGTGCTGCTGATGCGCAGCGGCCGCAATGGCGCGGCCCCGTTTGCCGGCACGCTGCGGTTCCAGGCCACCGGCACGCTCAAGGGCGAAACCGTCACCGTCGACCTGGCGCCGATGCTGGTCAAGGCCGAAAGCGGCCCGGTGCCCGCCACCGGCGAAACCACGACGGCCGCCTCCCTGGCGTTGCAGTTCGACCAGTACCAGCGCAGCCAGGGCGTCCTGGCGGTGCCCGAGGGATTTGTCCCCGAAAGCGTGACCATCAGTGTCCTGGAGGGCGATGTGGTCCGCGCCTCCCGCAGTGTCAAGCTCGAACTTTGA
- the argC gene encoding N-acetyl-gamma-glutamyl-phosphate reductase, with protein MAQASNSRIKVGIVGGTGYTGVELLRLLSQHPHVELTAITSRKEDGLPVADMYPNLRGRVQIAFSSPEKATLTDCDVVFFATPHGVAMAQAQELIAAGTKVIDLAADFRLQDVPTFERWYKIPHTCPDILAESQYGLVELNREAISKARVIGNPGCYPTTVLLGLAPLLEGGKQLVDAQTLIADCKSGVSGAGRKAEVGSLFSEASDNFKAYGVAGHRHHPEIVAQLEKIAGGKVGLTFVPHLVPMIRGMYSTIYARIKPEARDTDFQALFEQRYADEPFVDVMPAGSLPETRSVRASNNLRIALSRPGGGDQLIIMVVQDNLVKGAAGQAVQNMNLMFGFPETVGLDQVAILP; from the coding sequence ATGGCCCAAGCATCGAACTCCCGCATCAAGGTTGGTATCGTCGGCGGCACCGGTTACACCGGCGTCGAACTGCTGCGCTTGCTGTCGCAGCATCCCCATGTGGAATTGACCGCCATCACGTCCCGCAAGGAAGACGGGCTGCCGGTGGCCGACATGTACCCGAACCTGCGCGGCCGCGTGCAGATTGCCTTTTCCTCGCCGGAAAAGGCCACGCTGACCGACTGCGACGTGGTGTTCTTCGCCACGCCCCATGGTGTGGCCATGGCCCAGGCCCAGGAACTGATCGCCGCCGGCACCAAGGTCATCGACCTGGCCGCGGACTTCCGCCTGCAGGACGTGCCCACCTTCGAACGCTGGTACAAGATTCCCCATACCTGCCCGGACATCCTGGCTGAATCCCAGTACGGCCTGGTCGAGCTGAACCGCGAAGCCATCTCCAAGGCGCGCGTGATCGGCAACCCGGGCTGCTACCCGACCACCGTGCTGCTGGGCCTGGCCCCGCTGCTCGAAGGCGGCAAGCAGCTGGTCGATGCGCAGACCCTGATCGCCGACTGCAAGTCGGGCGTGTCGGGCGCCGGCCGCAAGGCCGAAGTCGGTTCGCTGTTTTCTGAGGCCTCGGACAACTTCAAGGCCTACGGCGTGGCCGGCCACCGCCACCATCCCGAAATCGTCGCCCAGCTCGAGAAGATCGCCGGCGGCAAGGTCGGCCTGACCTTCGTGCCGCACCTGGTGCCGATGATCCGCGGCATGTACTCGACCATCTACGCCCGCATCAAGCCCGAGGCGCGCGACACCGACTTCCAGGCCCTGTTCGAGCAGCGCTATGCCGACGAGCCGTTCGTCGACGTCATGCCCGCCGGCAGCCTGCCCGAGACGCGCTCGGTGCGCGCCTCGAACAACCTGCGCATCGCGCTGTCGCGTCCGGGCGGCGGCGACCAGCTCATCATCATGGTGGTGCAGGACAACCTGGTGAAGGGCGCGGCCGGCCAGGCCGTGCAGAACATGAACCTGATGTTCGGTTTCCCCGAGACCGTCGGTCTCGACCAGGTCGCGATCCTGCCCTGA
- the rpsI gene encoding 30S ribosomal protein S9, with the protein MIGNWNYGTGRRKTSVARVFIKKGTGKIVVNGKPVDEFFARETGRMVVRQPLELTGHLESFDIKVNVHGGGETGQAGAVRHGITRALIDYDATLKPALSQAGFVTRDAREVERKKVGFRKARRRKQFSKR; encoded by the coding sequence ATGATCGGTAACTGGAACTACGGAACCGGCCGTCGCAAAACTTCGGTGGCTCGCGTTTTCATCAAGAAGGGCACCGGCAAGATCGTCGTCAACGGCAAGCCCGTCGACGAGTTCTTCGCTCGTGAAACCGGCCGCATGGTCGTGCGCCAGCCGCTGGAACTGACCGGCCACCTGGAATCGTTCGACATCAAGGTCAACGTGCACGGCGGCGGTGAAACCGGCCAGGCCGGCGCAGTCCGTCACGGCATCACGCGTGCCCTGATCGACTACGACGCGACCCTGAAGCCCGCGCTGTCGCAAGCGGGTTTCGTGACCCGCGATGCCCGCGAAGTCGAACGCAAGAAGGTCGGCTTCCGCAAGGCGCGCCGTCGCAAGCAGTTCAGCAAGCGTTAA
- the rplM gene encoding 50S ribosomal protein L13, translated as MKTFVAKPHEVQRDWFVIDAKGKVLGRVASEVARRLRGKHKPEFTPHVDTGDYIVIINASDIVVTGTKAKDKKYFRHTTYPGGIRETNFEKMQERFPGRAIQKAVKGMLPKGPLGYAMIKKLKVYAGAEHPHTAQQPKTLDI; from the coding sequence ATGAAGACCTTTGTGGCCAAGCCGCATGAAGTCCAACGTGACTGGTTTGTGATCGACGCCAAGGGCAAAGTCCTCGGTCGTGTGGCCAGCGAAGTCGCACGTCGTCTGCGTGGCAAGCACAAACCTGAATTCACGCCGCACGTTGATACTGGCGATTACATCGTCATCATCAACGCTTCCGATATCGTCGTTACCGGTACCAAGGCGAAGGACAAGAAGTACTTCCGCCACACCACGTACCCGGGCGGTATCCGCGAAACGAACTTCGAGAAGATGCAAGAGCGTTTTCCCGGTCGCGCCATCCAGAAGGCCGTCAAGGGCATGCTGCCCAAGGGTCCTCTGGGCTACGCCATGATCAAGAAGCTGAAGGTCTATGCCGGTGCCGAGCACCCGCACACCGCCCAGCAGCCCAAGACGCTGGATATCTAA
- a CDS encoding ABC transporter ATP-binding protein, translating into MSAMLEVRGLEVNYGHIEAVRGIDLDLEAKEITALVGANGAGKSTTLLALSGLLPKARGKILFEGEDVTNLAPHQLVARGIVQVPEGRAILTTMTVLENLELGAYRRGLKNVDSDLEYVFNLFPRLKERITGIAGNLSGGEQQMLAIGRALMAKPRLLLLDEPSMGLAPIVVQEIFRSLRAINADGLTLFLVEQNVRQALKIAQHGYVLENGAMALSGTGRGLLGHPRVLEAYLGA; encoded by the coding sequence ATGAGCGCAATGCTGGAAGTCCGCGGACTCGAGGTCAACTACGGCCATATCGAAGCCGTCCGCGGCATCGACCTGGACCTGGAAGCCAAGGAAATCACCGCCCTGGTCGGCGCCAACGGCGCCGGCAAGTCGACCACGCTGCTGGCCCTGTCGGGCCTGCTGCCCAAGGCGCGCGGCAAGATCCTGTTCGAAGGCGAGGACGTCACCAACCTGGCGCCGCACCAGTTGGTGGCGCGCGGCATCGTCCAGGTGCCGGAAGGCCGGGCCATCCTCACCACCATGACCGTGCTCGAAAACCTCGAGCTGGGCGCCTACCGTCGTGGCCTGAAGAACGTCGACTCGGACCTGGAATACGTCTTCAACCTGTTCCCGCGCCTGAAAGAGCGGATCACCGGCATCGCCGGCAACCTCTCCGGCGGCGAACAGCAGATGCTGGCGATCGGCCGCGCCCTGATGGCCAAGCCGCGCCTGCTGCTGCTGGACGAGCCGTCGATGGGCCTGGCGCCGATCGTGGTGCAGGAAATCTTCCGCTCGCTGCGGGCGATCAATGCCGACGGCCTGACCCTGTTCCTGGTGGAGCAGAACGTGCGCCAGGCGCTCAAGATCGCCCAGCACGGCTACGTGCTGGAGAACGGCGCCATGGCGCTGTCGGGCACCGGCCGCGGGCTGCTGGGCCATCCGCGGGTGCTGGAAGCCTACCTGGGCGCCTGA
- a CDS encoding ABC transporter ATP-binding protein — protein MLELTSVSKSFGGLHVLHDVSLSVPEGAIFGLIGPNGAGKTTVFNLITGLLPPSGGGIAFKGESLLRRKPHAITRMGIARTFQNIRLFKEMTLLENVVVGAYRHMNYGFPSLLLGLPGYREHEKRARERAHELLTWMRLDHKANDLADNLSYGEQRRLELARALATEPKLLLLDEPVAGMNTGERAELMREILAIRDRGYTILMIEHDMRFVMGLCERIAVLNFGKIIACGGPEEIRNNEQVIEAYLGREDDDDIDNAEAAQ, from the coding sequence ATGCTTGAGCTGACCTCCGTTTCCAAGAGCTTCGGCGGCCTGCACGTGCTGCATGACGTCAGCCTGTCGGTGCCCGAAGGCGCGATCTTCGGCCTGATCGGCCCCAACGGCGCCGGCAAGACCACGGTGTTCAACCTGATCACCGGCCTGCTGCCGCCCAGCGGCGGCGGCATCGCCTTCAAGGGCGAAAGCCTGCTGCGCCGCAAGCCGCACGCCATCACCCGCATGGGCATCGCCCGCACTTTCCAGAACATCCGTCTCTTCAAGGAGATGACGTTGCTGGAGAACGTGGTGGTGGGCGCTTATCGCCACATGAACTACGGCTTCCCCAGCCTGCTGCTGGGCCTGCCGGGCTACCGCGAGCATGAGAAGCGCGCCCGCGAGCGCGCCCACGAGCTGCTGACGTGGATGCGCCTGGACCACAAGGCCAACGACCTGGCCGACAACCTGTCGTACGGCGAACAGCGCCGCCTGGAGCTGGCGCGCGCGCTGGCCACCGAGCCCAAGCTGCTGCTGCTGGACGAGCCGGTCGCCGGCATGAACACCGGCGAACGCGCCGAGTTGATGCGCGAGATCCTGGCGATCCGCGACCGCGGCTACACCATCCTCATGATCGAGCACGACATGCGCTTCGTGATGGGGCTGTGCGAACGCATCGCGGTGCTGAACTTCGGCAAGATCATCGCTTGCGGCGGACCCGAAGAGATCCGCAACAACGAGCAGGTCATCGAGGCCTACCTGGGCCGCGAGGACGACGACGACATCGACAACGCGGAGGCCGCACAATGA
- a CDS encoding branched-chain amino acid ABC transporter permease has protein sequence MSGFENFWAIYGNLVLTLGTNALLALSIWLTLACGMLAMANAAFMGIGAYAAALLTMNYDVSFPVALAGGMAAPALVAALIGLPTLRLSGVYLAMATLGFGEVVRVTVLNTESITGGALGLNGIPQLTQWWHVILAVVIVLFVLWRVRASKIGRAFEAIRGDETAAGLMGIDVRANKMLAFVAGAMIAGLAGALNAHLTFFIGPNEYGFDRGVEILTMAILGGIGGLAGPVLGSFIITVLPEMLRGFADFRLVINGVILVVIVLFLPQGIWDPARFKRWMRQGGKRHA, from the coding sequence ATGAGCGGATTCGAAAACTTCTGGGCCATCTATGGCAACCTGGTGCTGACGCTCGGCACCAACGCCCTGCTGGCCCTCTCCATCTGGCTGACGCTTGCCTGCGGCATGCTGGCCATGGCCAATGCGGCCTTCATGGGCATCGGCGCCTACGCGGCGGCGTTGCTCACCATGAACTACGACGTCTCGTTCCCGGTCGCGCTGGCCGGCGGCATGGCGGCGCCAGCCCTGGTGGCGGCGCTGATCGGCTTGCCGACCTTGCGGCTGTCAGGGGTCTACCTCGCCATGGCCACGCTGGGCTTCGGCGAAGTGGTGCGGGTGACGGTGCTGAACACCGAGTCGATCACCGGCGGCGCGCTGGGCCTGAACGGCATTCCGCAGTTGACGCAGTGGTGGCACGTCATCCTGGCGGTCGTCATCGTGCTGTTCGTGCTGTGGCGCGTGCGCGCTTCGAAGATCGGACGCGCCTTCGAGGCCATCCGCGGCGACGAGACCGCGGCGGGCCTGATGGGCATCGACGTGCGCGCCAACAAGATGCTGGCCTTCGTGGCGGGCGCGATGATCGCCGGCCTGGCCGGCGCCCTCAACGCGCATCTGACCTTCTTCATCGGCCCCAACGAATACGGCTTCGACCGTGGCGTTGAAATCCTGACGATGGCCATCCTGGGCGGTATCGGCGGCCTGGCCGGTCCCGTGCTCGGCAGCTTCATCATTACCGTGCTGCCCGAGATGCTGCGCGGTTTCGCGGATTTCCGCCTGGTCATCAACGGAGTGATCCTGGTGGTGATTGTGCTGTTCCTGCCGCAAGGCATCTGGGATCCGGCGCGCTTCAAGCGCTGGATGCGTCAAGGAGGCAAGCGCCATGCTTGA
- a CDS encoding branched-chain amino acid ABC transporter permease, which translates to MLEQQFVNALSLGCVYALFALGFTLVFGVLGVINLAHGAVFMVGAYAALSVVQHFGLPLWAALMVAFFVAGFTGVIIDYLVLKPLRKRNAPHLIPMIATIGVGIILNNGAQGIFGASNLRFPHGTVPEEVIEIAGLHLTVIELGIIFLSFALMALLMFVMRRTQFGRALRAIAESPKAAWLLGINVEKLFITTSFAAAALGGVAGVLIGLYSNALFPLMGQPMLHKGIAVIILGGMGDIRGAMLGGLFLGFAEVLSVAYIGSTMRDAVAFGLLFLILLVRPQGLFGKVVQRKA; encoded by the coding sequence ATGTTGGAACAACAATTCGTTAACGCCTTGTCGCTGGGCTGTGTGTACGCACTGTTCGCGCTGGGCTTCACGCTGGTATTCGGCGTGCTCGGGGTGATCAACCTCGCGCATGGCGCCGTCTTCATGGTGGGGGCCTACGCGGCGCTCTCCGTGGTGCAGCATTTCGGCCTGCCCCTGTGGGCGGCGCTGATGGTGGCATTTTTCGTTGCCGGCTTCACCGGGGTCATCATCGACTACCTGGTGCTCAAGCCGCTGCGTAAACGCAATGCACCCCACCTGATCCCCATGATCGCCACGATCGGCGTGGGCATCATCCTGAACAATGGCGCGCAAGGCATCTTCGGCGCCAGCAACCTGCGCTTCCCGCACGGCACCGTGCCCGAGGAAGTCATCGAGATCGCCGGCCTGCACCTGACCGTGATCGAACTGGGCATCATCTTCCTGTCGTTCGCGCTGATGGCCCTGCTGATGTTCGTGATGCGTCGCACGCAGTTCGGCCGCGCCCTGCGCGCCATTGCCGAATCGCCCAAGGCCGCCTGGCTGCTGGGCATCAACGTCGAAAAGCTCTTCATCACCACCTCGTTCGCCGCCGCCGCCCTGGGCGGGGTCGCGGGCGTGCTGATCGGCCTGTACTCGAATGCGCTGTTCCCGTTGATGGGCCAGCCGATGCTGCACAAGGGCATCGCGGTCATCATCCTCGGCGGCATGGGCGACATTCGCGGCGCCATGCTGGGCGGGCTGTTCCTGGGCTTCGCTGAAGTGCTGTCGGTGGCCTACATCGGCTCCACCATGCGCGACGCGGTGGCATTCGGCCTGCTGTTCCTGATCCTGCTGGTGCGCCCGCAAGGTCTGTTCGGCAAAGTGGTTCAACGCAAGGCGTGA
- a CDS encoding ABC transporter substrate-binding protein, whose translation MQSKTKKLLAALIAAGIVPAAHAADIKLGVAEALSGGAAQYGVSIRNGFQLAADEINAAGGINGNKIVLVVEDEQGKKEEAINVFKKLIFKDNVLMVFGPTLSNSAQAADPVAQAAKTVAFGTSNTADGITSIGNYVFRNSVTEADVLPATISTVKAKTGLKNVAVLYGNDDVFTKSGYDNFKKALEDQKIPVTTTETFAKGDVDFKAQLTKIKGTNPDAIVLSALLAEGAPIMVQARQLGLNVPVIGGNGMNSVKIFDLAPGGASNNLWIGSPWSIENKAPENVKFIDAYKAKFNGAPDQFAAQSYDAMYIVAQALKNTKISGELAKDRAALRDALPSVQWTGATGGFKFRQATDRAGKPAGYDADQAPIVSVTKDGKYVIEK comes from the coding sequence ATGCAATCCAAGACCAAGAAGCTGCTGGCCGCGCTGATCGCCGCCGGTATCGTCCCGGCTGCCCATGCGGCCGACATCAAGCTGGGCGTGGCCGAGGCCCTGTCGGGCGGCGCCGCCCAGTACGGCGTGTCGATCCGCAATGGTTTCCAACTGGCGGCTGACGAGATCAACGCCGCGGGCGGGATCAACGGCAACAAGATCGTGCTGGTGGTCGAGGACGAGCAAGGCAAGAAAGAAGAAGCCATCAACGTCTTCAAGAAGCTGATCTTCAAGGACAACGTCCTGATGGTCTTCGGCCCGACGCTGTCGAACTCGGCCCAGGCCGCCGACCCGGTCGCCCAGGCCGCCAAGACGGTCGCCTTCGGCACCTCCAACACCGCCGACGGCATCACCTCGATCGGCAACTACGTGTTCCGCAACTCGGTCACCGAAGCCGACGTGCTGCCGGCCACCATCTCCACCGTCAAGGCCAAGACCGGCCTGAAGAACGTGGCCGTGCTGTACGGCAACGACGACGTTTTCACCAAGAGCGGCTACGACAACTTCAAGAAGGCCCTGGAAGACCAGAAGATCCCGGTCACCACGACCGAAACGTTCGCCAAGGGCGACGTCGACTTCAAGGCCCAGCTGACCAAGATCAAGGGCACCAACCCCGACGCCATCGTGCTGTCGGCGCTGCTGGCCGAAGGCGCCCCGATCATGGTGCAGGCCCGTCAGCTGGGCCTGAACGTGCCCGTCATCGGCGGCAACGGCATGAACTCGGTCAAGATCTTCGACCTGGCCCCCGGCGGCGCGTCGAACAACCTGTGGATCGGCAGCCCGTGGTCGATCGAGAACAAGGCCCCCGAGAACGTCAAGTTCATCGACGCCTACAAGGCCAAGTTCAACGGCGCGCCCGACCAGTTCGCCGCGCAGTCGTACGACGCCATGTACATCGTCGCCCAGGCCCTGAAGAACACCAAGATCTCCGGCGAACTGGCCAAGGATCGCGCCGCCCTGCGTGACGCGCTGCCGTCGGTCCAATGGACCGGCGCCACCGGCGGCTTCAAGTTCCGCCAGGCCACCGACCGCGCCGGCAAGCCCGCCGGCTACGACGCCGACCAGGCGCCGATCGTCAGCGTGACCAAGGACGGCAAGTACGTCATCGAGAAGTAA